The Scatophagus argus isolate fScaArg1 chromosome 12, fScaArg1.pri, whole genome shotgun sequence genome includes the window TGACCACAGTACCTGATCTCTGAGGAGAGCCGCCATCTAAAGCTGTCAGGAGCAAATTaagctctttctgtttctctcgaTCCAGTTTATTTTCCAGTACGAGTTCAACCTTGTTGCTGTCAACAGCGAGAATAAAGTTGTCGTTCTTCTGAAGGTTGTACCTTTGAACCGCATTTTGACCAATATCTGCGTCATGGGCCTCCTCGATGGAGAAGCGATTACCCTTTTCTGCCGACTCCCTTATTTCCATTTCAATCAAGTTGTCGTTGAATTGCGGCGAGTTGTCGTTGACATCTTGAATATGAAGACTTAATCGATGAAGCTCCAATGGATTTTCTAACACCAGATCTACCTTCACAACACACGACGGTTTCTTGCCGCACaggctttctctgtctgttctctccGATGTGATCAAATCCCCCGTTCTCAGATTAATGTCACAGTAACGCTTCTGAGCTCCCTCAAAATCAACACGGGCCTTTCGGGAGGACAAAGTCCTCACATCAAGACCGAGATCTTTGGCGATATTTCCAATGACAGAGTCGCGTTtcatctcttctgggacagaATAACTCAGGTCTCCATTAACGAGGTGCAGCCTTACAATAAAGAAAACGAAGCAAAAGATCGGACGGAGCGCTGAGAATCCTTTGTCTCCCATCCTGACACAAAAAGGCTCCTCAGCTCATACAATTTATGTTTCCCAAGACggaaaaaaacagaagcccGGCAAAAGTACTTGATAATCCAACACTTCTCAGAATTGTGCACGATGAAATAGCTCAGAAATGGAACCGTTTCTCTATAAAACTCTGAAATTGAGACCGAGGTAGTACGAACAGCAGTGGGTGGAGAATGTCCGTTTTCTGTCAGCCAACAGCGACACCATGAGCCCACTTTTTAAACTTTCACATACAAATGTAAAAACCATGTTCAAAAGAAACATGCTTCACAAATgccccaaaatgtcaaagcacatccctcacattcacattaactgtgcatgtgtcctattttcattttcatttatttatttgtttttaactgttctTAAAATACATTCGAAATCTCGTCATTGTAATTGGTTAAGGTGTGGTCAAGTTCAGCCCAGCACAGGTGAGCCTAATGATATTTGGATTCTGTTACTTTATCTTTCTAAAAGTTACAAAAGGGAGACGGTTACAGATCAACAACATCAatggcatttttattattagtatgAATCGTATAAGTATTACTCGTATTATTATTCTGATTAAAAATCTGAATAGCATGAATGAGGATAAGGAGACATCTGTCTTTGCATCTGTACCTGAGTGACTGAGGAgcatttcagcaccatggacagatACAACATCAGACATGACAGGAttgacaggacagaaacagaacgCTGTTTCATTCTCTGAGTTTTCTCATGCACAGCTAACGACAGAGacagtttaacaaaataataataataatgataataatactgACATACTCAGAAATCTAAACTGCAGTCCACCTAGTTAGAACTCGGACCTATGCCTGTATAACCGACGATTAGCGACACATGCTGATGACGGAAAAAGTAGACTGCTGCGAACACTGGAAAAGTTTAATACGTCGAAGAAGGCTCGATTTTAGCAACGTAAGTCTGTAACTACCTCTTTCATAACtatatattttgttgataaAAATTGTGACTAACTACACACGTGGCCATAAGGCCCAGGTTGTCTGCTGGAAAAGATCATAGTGAAgaaattctttcatttttgttttgtatgcaGCTAATACCTTCCATATGCTAAAATAGCAActtcatgaaaaaaaactgtcatacataatttattttgtcaaggAATCACTGACAAATTTCATCTTTCTGACATAAAACCAGGGGGGAGGAAACACAAAACCTGCACGTCTTGACAAGAAGTTGAATTAAGAAACACATGTATCACTAAAAGGAGGTGAAATGAGCCTCactgttttgaaagaaaatgcaaaatatgcaAACATTCACTGAGGAAATCTGCGAAGGAAAAGGCGACCAAAAGAGGAGGTCTCTCTTGTGCAAACAGTTCACTTTAACAACcgcaaaaagtgaaaattttgaaaacaccaaaacaagctGCAACCAAACATAAGGACTCGATAAACAAGTCAAAAAAGCATCGTGATCAGTGAAGCACGTTAAAGGGATCCTACCTCTGCAGACGCCTCTAAATCTTCAAAAGGATCAGCAAAGTCACTTGGACTTTTCCTCAGAGTCTGCTCAGCAGGCAGCGTGCTGTCATTGTAAGACGTCACAAACTTAAAGTCACTGGTTCTTGATCCTGTCGTCAGATATGCGTCATAATTGTACGCACTGCGCAAAGTTCCTGTGCCGTCAACATCTGCGTAATTAGGAGGGAGATAAGCGCCGGGGATGGCGACTGCTCCATCAAACAACAGTCTGGGCTTTCTCCTGCGACAAAACCTCACacccaggatgatgatgatgaacgtCAGAAaaaacgtggacacacacaccagagcgaTAATAAGGTAAGACGTCAGTTTGGAATTCTTCTCCTCGTAAGAAATATCCTTCAGTTCGGGCACCTCAGCCAAGttgtcagaaatcagtaaatacatggaacaggtggcagacagagagggctggCCGTTATCTTTCACCGCCACAATAAGgttctgtttcatgctgtcagatTCAGAAATGTCCCGCTGAGTCCTGATCTCTCCGCTGTGGACACCAATAGTGAAAAGTCCCGGATCAGTGGACTTCACGATATGATAGGACAGCCAGGCGTTCTGGCCGGAGTCCGCGTCCACCGCGATCACTTTGGACACCACAGAGCCTCCGTGGGCAGCTTTGGGGACCAGCTCGGTCATGAACGAGTTGCCCTCCGGGGCGGGGTAcaggatctgaggacagttgtcattcacatccgatatgaacacactgacggTCACGTTGCTGCTCAGCGGAGGAGAACCGTTGTCTCGGGCCATCACGTGGACTTTAAAACTCCTCAACTGCTCATAATCAAACGACCTCACAGCGTGGATCACCCCCGTGTCTCCGTTCACAGACACGTAGGAGGACACCGGGGCACCGTTCACCTCACCGGccaacagagaataaatcactgtaCCGTTCTGTCTCCAGTCGGGGTCTCGAGCACTCACGGAACATAAAGTGGAGCcaggtttgttattttcactcacatatgCGCTGTACGactgctcctcaaacacaggtgggttgtcgttgatgtctgctacagataactgaacagttttagacgaggacagaggtggagagcCCTCGTCGGTGGCACtgattgtaatgttgtaatcagACACCACTTCACGGTCCAGCTGTCCTGTGCTCACCAGagaataatagtttttaatagAAGGAACCAACTTAAAAGGCACGTTTTGCTGAATGGAGCAGCGGACCTGTCCGTTGGTCTCAGAGTCTCTGTCCTGCACGTTAATGATGCCCACCTCTGTACCAGGTGACACGTTCTCAGGTATGGGGTCAGTCAGTGATTTCAGATAGATCACGGGAgcgttgtcattcacatcagtaACATCTATTATAACATTAGCATACGAAGTTAACCCTAAACCATCTTTAGCTTCCACTTTAATTTCAAAGGAACTCCTTTCCTCAAAGTCAATCACTCGTGTTACTCTAATTTCTCCCGTTTTTGGATCAATAGAGAAAAAATTAACTTCTTCATCAGACACGTGGCCAAAATGATACGTCACATCTCCATTCACTCCTTCATCTGCGTCTGTAGCACTAACATGAATCACTGTGGTATCTGCAGGAGAGTTTTCTGGCAGACTGGCCTTATAAACGGCCTGGCTGAACACTGGGGCGTTATCATTAGCATCCAGCACAGTAACGTGTATGACCACAGTACCTGATCTCTGAGGAGAGCCGCCATCTAAAGCTGTCAGGAGCAAATTaagctctttttgtttctctcgaTCCAGTGTATTTTCCAGTACGAGTTCAACCTTGTTGCTG containing:
- the LOC124068428 gene encoding protocadherin gamma-A12-like, which codes for MGDKGFSALRMSVCFAFFIVALHLVNGDLSYSVPEEMKRDSVIGNIAKDLGLDVRTLSSRKARVDFEGSQKRYCDINLRTGDLITSERTDRESLCGKKPSCVVKVDLVLENPLELHRLSLHIQDVNDNSPKFRESLIEMEISESADKGNRFSIEEAHDADIGQNAVQRYNLQKNDNFILAVDSNKVELVLENTLDREKQKELNLLLTALDGGSPQRSGTVVIHVTVLDANDNAPVFSQAVYKASLPENSPADTTVIHVSATDADEGVNGDVTYHFGHVSDEEVNFFSIDPKTGEIRVTRVIDFEERSSFEIKVEAKDGLGLTSYANVIIDVTDVNDNAPVIYLKSLTDPIPENVSPGTEVGIINVQDRDSETNGQVRCSIQQNVPFKLVPSIKNYYSLVSTGQLDREVVSDYNITISATDEGSPPLSSSKTVQLSVADINDNPPVFEEQSYSAYVSENNKPGSTLCSVSARDPDWRQNGTVIYSLLAGEVNGAPVSSYVSVNGDTGVIHAVRSFDYEQLRSFKVHVMARDNGSPPLSSNVTVSVFISDVNDNCPQILYPAPEGNSFMTELVPKAAHGGSVVSKVIAVDADSGQNAWLSYHIVKSTDPGLFTIGVHSGEIRTQRDISESDSMKQNLIVAVKDNGQPSLSATCSMYLLISDNLAEVPELKDISYEEKNSKLTSYLIIALVCVSTFFLTFIIIILGVRFCRRRKPRLLFDGAVAIPGAYLPPNYADVDGTGTLRSAYNYDAYLTTGSRTSDFKFVTSYNDSTLPAEQTLRKSPSDFADPFEDLEASAEVGSL